In Polypterus senegalus isolate Bchr_013 chromosome 12, ASM1683550v1, whole genome shotgun sequence, the following are encoded in one genomic region:
- the znf526 gene encoding zinc finger protein 420 isoform X1 encodes MAESEGGISPSSVYIQHQYMCSECGQLFNMLEEVLIHQQSHFAGAEVYEDGASGEAEDLEEENGPLMEEENTEGVEQVQIAGLAGVHESHYQCLECGQLLMSPDELLQHQELHMKDAIASQAAVEGLDEAAQSHANSSIGETQQSTQQIHYQCLECQALFDSPDMWLAHRQTHTKPQQQKVVGSAENPSASTDSAPQHQEILVQTDGPGGPFFNLQNLVLSEHRYERAGEILSLAQVLATQQQTGTVQLQICSAPGGESRGLLLSSQTFSKSAGSSAISAATPLAVEQTSGSVIALSDSEHSYQRATVGTCLDEDDEPVQIHPYECSECGALFQTPEEFLEHQGAHFLEADKESGETVMPPELNGQAEEEDEEEDESVIVVTESGTGIMVLDSSSKRGSSAFHEVLSRQNAHRSPYHRCSDCKLDFSSAEELRRHRRIDHMREEFRCPECQRLFTSANRLAAHRKVHIDGTHECPECSKVFKKAASLEQHARVHSGEALYLCVDCGLGFATEMTLIVHRKTHTPEPLHRCQYCAKTFTNMTKYLYHRRTHSGKSGTPAVVPQPAYNPVSSVAQIPVRRTVTQLLQPPRVALPDGSTDCQQTKEEASRTESVNAVYTEGATIESSCSQLSPGKPEESQECLVSVPVTLENGNAAVNGVLHGSPDVVPEGDQNASNPPGTEGLASTTGEDVPKAEESYPCPLCPKSFPTQIRLVRHKRTVHISERKFKCNICGMSFKKQVHVKNHLRTHTGERPYQCSECGKTFSSLANLTRHNFTHTGQRPYTCEVCQKTFTQSSNLQQHRLSHSSTAPFSCSECGATFTRPSKLAAHRYQHTGELPYKCSECDRSFLKKRLLELHKLSHQGKEPYHCDKCGIIFANPSKLSEHQCTSSQSVVKQSFECTVCGKRLNSPANLRLHELAHSGVRPFKCSQCPKGFTNKGSLNLHERRHWGLSPHKCAQCGKSFVSASGLALHQRIHTGERPYPCTECGKRFRQATHLREHLRTHSGERPFQCEICQKCFVQSMHLAEHRRTHTGERPHQCPDCGKAFKTFSNLRCHRKTHGKQKGNLPPETQQHIQLQVQQPQSQTPTIMCTEFGDTIAIIETSDSSIPIVETIEIYQAAIESSLQLDNITVENMQLDNIQVNTIM; translated from the exons ATGGCTGAATCTGAAGGGGGCATTTCGCCCTCCTCAGTATACATTCAGCATCAGTACATGTGCAGTGAGTGTGGACAGCTGTTCAACATGCTAGAGGAAGTGCtgattcaccagcaaagtcactTTGCTGGGGCTGAAGTCTATGAGGATGGAGCAAGTGGAGAGGCAGAAGATTTGGAAGAAGAAAACGGTCCTCTGATGGAAGAGGAAAATACTGAAGGTGTTGAACAGGTTCAAATTGCTGGACTTGCTGGGGTCCATGAAAGTCATTACCAGTGCCTGGAGTGCGGTCAGTTGTTGATGTCACCTGATGAACTACTTCAGCACCAGGAACTACACATGAAGGATGCAATTGCGAGTCAAG cTGCAGTTGAAGGCCTAGATGAAGCAGCACAGAGTCATGCTAACAGCAGCATTGGAGAAACGCAGCAATCTACACAGCAGATTCACTATCAGTGCCTTGAGTGTCAGGCTTTGTTTGATAGTCCAGACATGTGGCTTGCTCATCGACAAACTCATACTAAACCACAACAGCAAAAAGTTGTTGGATCTGCAGAAAATCCTTCTGCTTCAACGGATTCG GCTCCTCAGCATCAAGAAATCTTGGTTCAGACAGATGGCCCAGGAGGGCCCTTCTTCAATTTACAAAATCTTGTATTAAGTGAACATCGCTATGAAAGAGCAGGGGAAATTCTTAGCCTGGCACAG GTATTGGCCACACAGCAACAaacgggcactgtgcaacttcaGATCTGCTCGGCACCGGGTGGTGAATCGAGAGGACTACTGctttcatcacaaacattttcaaagtctgcagGATCATCTGCTATCAGTGCTGCAACACCTTTAGCTGTGGAACAGACAAGTGGTTCTGTGATAGCATTGTCTGATTCTGAACATTCCTATCAGAGAGCAACTGTTGGGACTTGCCTTGATGAGGACGATGAGCCAGTACAGATCCATCCTTATGAATGCTCAGAGTGTGGTGCACTGTTTCAGACCCCTGAAGAATTTCTAGAGCACCAAGGTGCTCACTTTTTGGAAGCTGATAAAGAGAGTGGTGAGACAGTGATGCCACCTGAATTAAATGGACAAGcagaagaagaggatgaagaagaggatgaaAGTGTGATAGTGGTGACAGAGTCAGGAACGGGTATCATGGTCTTGGACAGTAGTTCTAAACGTGGTAGCAGTGCCTTCCATGAAGTGCTCTCAAGGCAGAATGCTCATCGTAGCCCATACCATCGTTGTAGTGACTGCAAGCTAGACTTTAGTTCTGCTGAAGAGTTGAGGCGGCATCGACGTATTGACCATATGCGTGAGGAATTTCGCTGTCCTGAATGTCAACGTCTGTTCACCTCGGCTAATCGGCTTGCTGCTCACAGGAAGGTACACATTGATgggacacatgaatgcccagaaTGTTCAAAGGTGTTCAAGAAAGCTGCCTCTCTGGAGCAACATGCTCGTGTTCACAGTGGGGAGGCACTGTATCTTTGTGTCGACTGTGGACTTGGCTTTGCCACTGAAATGACTCTTATTGTTCACAG GAAGACGCATACACCTGAACCTCTTCATCGTTGCCAATACTGTGCCAAGACCTTCACTAACATGACCAAGTATCTTTATCATAGAAGAACTCATTCAGGGAAGAGTGGAACCCCTGCTGTAGTACCACAACCAGCTTACAACCCTGTGTCCAGTGTTGCACAG attccTGTTCGGAGGACAGTTACACAGTTACTACAGCCACCACGGGTAGCATTACCTGATGGCTCCACTGACTGTCAACAAACAAAGGAAGAAGCCAGCCGAACAGAGTCTGTCAATGCCGTATATACTGAAGGTGCCACAATAGAAAGCAGTTGCAGTCAGTTGAGTCCTGGAAAGCCAGAGGAATCACAGGAATGTTTGGTTAGTGTGCCAGTGACTTTGGAAAATGGAAATGCTGCTGTGAATGGTGTGCTTCATGGGAGTCCTGATGTTGTGCCAGAGGGAGACCAGAATGCAAGTAATCCACCAGGCACTGAAGGACTTGCTAGTACTACCGGTGAAGATGTACCCAAAGCTGAAGAATCTTACCCTTGCCCACTGTGTCCAAAGTCTTTTCCTACACAGATCCGGCTTGTTAGACATAAACGTACAGTGCATATTTCTGAACGGAAATTTAAATGCAATATCTGTGGAATGAGTTTTAAGAAACAGGTGCATGTTAAAAACCACCTACGTACCCACACTGGAGAGAGACCTTATCAGTGCAGTGAATGTGGTAAGACCTTCTCTTCTTTAGCTAACCTTACAAGACACAATTTTACCCATACTGGACAACGCCCATATACTTGTGAAGTGTGCCAAAAGACATTTACACAGTCCTCAAACCTACAACAGCACAGGCTTTCCCACTCTTCCACTGCACCATTCTCCTGTAGTGAATGTGGGGCTACTTTCACCCGCCCTTCAAAGCTTGCAGCTCATCGATATCAGCACACAGGAGAACTCCCTTATAAGTGCTCTGAATGTGATCGCTCTTTTCTGAAGAAGAGACTGTTAGAGCTCCATAAATTGTCACATCAAGGAAAAGAACCATACCACTGTGATAAATGTGGAATAATTTTTGCAAATCCTTCCAAGTTGTCAGAACACCAGTGTACTTCTAGCCAGAGTGTAGTAAAACAGAGTTTTGAGTGTACTGTCTGTGGAAAAAGGTTAAACTCTCCAGCCAATTTGAGACTTCATGAACTTGCTCACTCTGGGGTAAGACCCTTCAAATGCTCACAGTGCCCTAAAGGGTTCACTAACAAAGGAAGCCTAAATTTGCATGAGCGTCGTCATTGGGGGCTAAGTCCACATAAATGTGCACAGTGTGGAAAGTCTTTTGTTTCTGCCTCTGGATTGGCCTTGCATCAGCGCATCCATACAGGAGAACGACCCTACCCTTGCACCGAGTGTGGCAAGAGGTTTCGACAGGCCACTCATCTTCGTGAGCATTTGCGCACACACTCAGGTGAACGGCCTTTCCAATGTGAAATTTGTCAAAAATGCTTTGTACAGTCCATGCACCTTGCAGAGCACAGACGCACTCACACTGGAGAGAGACCACACCAATGCCCAGACTGTGGGAAAGCTTTTAAGACTTTCTCAAACTTGCGCTGCCATCGGAAGACACATGGGAAACAGAAAGGAAACCTTCCCCCTGAGACACAACAACACATACAGCTTCAGGTACAGCAG CCACAGTCTCAAACACCAACCATTATGTGCACTGAATTTGGGGACACAATTGCCATTATTGAGACGTCCGATTCCAGCATCCCAATTGTGGAAACCATTGAAATCTACCAGGCAGCTATTGAGAGCAGCTTACAGCTGGACAACATTACTGTAGAAAACATGCAGCTTGACAATATCCAAGTCAACACTATCATGTAA
- the znf526 gene encoding zinc finger protein 420 isoform X2: MAESEGGISPSSVYIQHQYMCSECGQLFNMLEEVLIHQQSHFAGAEVYEDGASGEAEDLEEENGPLMEEENTEGVEQVQIAGLAGVHESHYQCLECGQLLMSPDELLQHQELHMKDAIASQVEGLDEAAQSHANSSIGETQQSTQQIHYQCLECQALFDSPDMWLAHRQTHTKPQQQKVVGSAENPSASTDSAPQHQEILVQTDGPGGPFFNLQNLVLSEHRYERAGEILSLAQVLATQQQTGTVQLQICSAPGGESRGLLLSSQTFSKSAGSSAISAATPLAVEQTSGSVIALSDSEHSYQRATVGTCLDEDDEPVQIHPYECSECGALFQTPEEFLEHQGAHFLEADKESGETVMPPELNGQAEEEDEEEDESVIVVTESGTGIMVLDSSSKRGSSAFHEVLSRQNAHRSPYHRCSDCKLDFSSAEELRRHRRIDHMREEFRCPECQRLFTSANRLAAHRKVHIDGTHECPECSKVFKKAASLEQHARVHSGEALYLCVDCGLGFATEMTLIVHRKTHTPEPLHRCQYCAKTFTNMTKYLYHRRTHSGKSGTPAVVPQPAYNPVSSVAQIPVRRTVTQLLQPPRVALPDGSTDCQQTKEEASRTESVNAVYTEGATIESSCSQLSPGKPEESQECLVSVPVTLENGNAAVNGVLHGSPDVVPEGDQNASNPPGTEGLASTTGEDVPKAEESYPCPLCPKSFPTQIRLVRHKRTVHISERKFKCNICGMSFKKQVHVKNHLRTHTGERPYQCSECGKTFSSLANLTRHNFTHTGQRPYTCEVCQKTFTQSSNLQQHRLSHSSTAPFSCSECGATFTRPSKLAAHRYQHTGELPYKCSECDRSFLKKRLLELHKLSHQGKEPYHCDKCGIIFANPSKLSEHQCTSSQSVVKQSFECTVCGKRLNSPANLRLHELAHSGVRPFKCSQCPKGFTNKGSLNLHERRHWGLSPHKCAQCGKSFVSASGLALHQRIHTGERPYPCTECGKRFRQATHLREHLRTHSGERPFQCEICQKCFVQSMHLAEHRRTHTGERPHQCPDCGKAFKTFSNLRCHRKTHGKQKGNLPPETQQHIQLQVQQPQSQTPTIMCTEFGDTIAIIETSDSSIPIVETIEIYQAAIESSLQLDNITVENMQLDNIQVNTIM, encoded by the exons ATGGCTGAATCTGAAGGGGGCATTTCGCCCTCCTCAGTATACATTCAGCATCAGTACATGTGCAGTGAGTGTGGACAGCTGTTCAACATGCTAGAGGAAGTGCtgattcaccagcaaagtcactTTGCTGGGGCTGAAGTCTATGAGGATGGAGCAAGTGGAGAGGCAGAAGATTTGGAAGAAGAAAACGGTCCTCTGATGGAAGAGGAAAATACTGAAGGTGTTGAACAGGTTCAAATTGCTGGACTTGCTGGGGTCCATGAAAGTCATTACCAGTGCCTGGAGTGCGGTCAGTTGTTGATGTCACCTGATGAACTACTTCAGCACCAGGAACTACACATGAAGGATGCAATTGCGAGTCAAG TTGAAGGCCTAGATGAAGCAGCACAGAGTCATGCTAACAGCAGCATTGGAGAAACGCAGCAATCTACACAGCAGATTCACTATCAGTGCCTTGAGTGTCAGGCTTTGTTTGATAGTCCAGACATGTGGCTTGCTCATCGACAAACTCATACTAAACCACAACAGCAAAAAGTTGTTGGATCTGCAGAAAATCCTTCTGCTTCAACGGATTCG GCTCCTCAGCATCAAGAAATCTTGGTTCAGACAGATGGCCCAGGAGGGCCCTTCTTCAATTTACAAAATCTTGTATTAAGTGAACATCGCTATGAAAGAGCAGGGGAAATTCTTAGCCTGGCACAG GTATTGGCCACACAGCAACAaacgggcactgtgcaacttcaGATCTGCTCGGCACCGGGTGGTGAATCGAGAGGACTACTGctttcatcacaaacattttcaaagtctgcagGATCATCTGCTATCAGTGCTGCAACACCTTTAGCTGTGGAACAGACAAGTGGTTCTGTGATAGCATTGTCTGATTCTGAACATTCCTATCAGAGAGCAACTGTTGGGACTTGCCTTGATGAGGACGATGAGCCAGTACAGATCCATCCTTATGAATGCTCAGAGTGTGGTGCACTGTTTCAGACCCCTGAAGAATTTCTAGAGCACCAAGGTGCTCACTTTTTGGAAGCTGATAAAGAGAGTGGTGAGACAGTGATGCCACCTGAATTAAATGGACAAGcagaagaagaggatgaagaagaggatgaaAGTGTGATAGTGGTGACAGAGTCAGGAACGGGTATCATGGTCTTGGACAGTAGTTCTAAACGTGGTAGCAGTGCCTTCCATGAAGTGCTCTCAAGGCAGAATGCTCATCGTAGCCCATACCATCGTTGTAGTGACTGCAAGCTAGACTTTAGTTCTGCTGAAGAGTTGAGGCGGCATCGACGTATTGACCATATGCGTGAGGAATTTCGCTGTCCTGAATGTCAACGTCTGTTCACCTCGGCTAATCGGCTTGCTGCTCACAGGAAGGTACACATTGATgggacacatgaatgcccagaaTGTTCAAAGGTGTTCAAGAAAGCTGCCTCTCTGGAGCAACATGCTCGTGTTCACAGTGGGGAGGCACTGTATCTTTGTGTCGACTGTGGACTTGGCTTTGCCACTGAAATGACTCTTATTGTTCACAG GAAGACGCATACACCTGAACCTCTTCATCGTTGCCAATACTGTGCCAAGACCTTCACTAACATGACCAAGTATCTTTATCATAGAAGAACTCATTCAGGGAAGAGTGGAACCCCTGCTGTAGTACCACAACCAGCTTACAACCCTGTGTCCAGTGTTGCACAG attccTGTTCGGAGGACAGTTACACAGTTACTACAGCCACCACGGGTAGCATTACCTGATGGCTCCACTGACTGTCAACAAACAAAGGAAGAAGCCAGCCGAACAGAGTCTGTCAATGCCGTATATACTGAAGGTGCCACAATAGAAAGCAGTTGCAGTCAGTTGAGTCCTGGAAAGCCAGAGGAATCACAGGAATGTTTGGTTAGTGTGCCAGTGACTTTGGAAAATGGAAATGCTGCTGTGAATGGTGTGCTTCATGGGAGTCCTGATGTTGTGCCAGAGGGAGACCAGAATGCAAGTAATCCACCAGGCACTGAAGGACTTGCTAGTACTACCGGTGAAGATGTACCCAAAGCTGAAGAATCTTACCCTTGCCCACTGTGTCCAAAGTCTTTTCCTACACAGATCCGGCTTGTTAGACATAAACGTACAGTGCATATTTCTGAACGGAAATTTAAATGCAATATCTGTGGAATGAGTTTTAAGAAACAGGTGCATGTTAAAAACCACCTACGTACCCACACTGGAGAGAGACCTTATCAGTGCAGTGAATGTGGTAAGACCTTCTCTTCTTTAGCTAACCTTACAAGACACAATTTTACCCATACTGGACAACGCCCATATACTTGTGAAGTGTGCCAAAAGACATTTACACAGTCCTCAAACCTACAACAGCACAGGCTTTCCCACTCTTCCACTGCACCATTCTCCTGTAGTGAATGTGGGGCTACTTTCACCCGCCCTTCAAAGCTTGCAGCTCATCGATATCAGCACACAGGAGAACTCCCTTATAAGTGCTCTGAATGTGATCGCTCTTTTCTGAAGAAGAGACTGTTAGAGCTCCATAAATTGTCACATCAAGGAAAAGAACCATACCACTGTGATAAATGTGGAATAATTTTTGCAAATCCTTCCAAGTTGTCAGAACACCAGTGTACTTCTAGCCAGAGTGTAGTAAAACAGAGTTTTGAGTGTACTGTCTGTGGAAAAAGGTTAAACTCTCCAGCCAATTTGAGACTTCATGAACTTGCTCACTCTGGGGTAAGACCCTTCAAATGCTCACAGTGCCCTAAAGGGTTCACTAACAAAGGAAGCCTAAATTTGCATGAGCGTCGTCATTGGGGGCTAAGTCCACATAAATGTGCACAGTGTGGAAAGTCTTTTGTTTCTGCCTCTGGATTGGCCTTGCATCAGCGCATCCATACAGGAGAACGACCCTACCCTTGCACCGAGTGTGGCAAGAGGTTTCGACAGGCCACTCATCTTCGTGAGCATTTGCGCACACACTCAGGTGAACGGCCTTTCCAATGTGAAATTTGTCAAAAATGCTTTGTACAGTCCATGCACCTTGCAGAGCACAGACGCACTCACACTGGAGAGAGACCACACCAATGCCCAGACTGTGGGAAAGCTTTTAAGACTTTCTCAAACTTGCGCTGCCATCGGAAGACACATGGGAAACAGAAAGGAAACCTTCCCCCTGAGACACAACAACACATACAGCTTCAGGTACAGCAG CCACAGTCTCAAACACCAACCATTATGTGCACTGAATTTGGGGACACAATTGCCATTATTGAGACGTCCGATTCCAGCATCCCAATTGTGGAAACCATTGAAATCTACCAGGCAGCTATTGAGAGCAGCTTACAGCTGGACAACATTACTGTAGAAAACATGCAGCTTGACAATATCCAAGTCAACACTATCATGTAA